In the genome of Bacillus sp. S3, one region contains:
- a CDS encoding electron transfer flavoprotein subunit beta/FixA family protein yields MNIYVLMKRTFDTEEKISISAGKINEDGAEFIINPYDEYAIEEAIQVRDANGGEVTVISVGNEESEKQLRTALAMGADKAVLINIEDDVENGDQFTTAKAIAEYLKDKEADLILGGNVAIDGGSGQVGPRVAELLNIPYVTTITKLEIDGTSVTVTRDVEGDAEVIETSLPLLVTAQQGLNEPRYPSLPGIMKAKKKPLEEIELDDLDLEEEDVEAKTKTIEIYLPSKKEAGKVLSGELNDQVKELVHLLHTEAKVI; encoded by the coding sequence ATGAACATTTATGTGTTAATGAAAAGAACCTTTGATACGGAAGAAAAAATTTCGATATCTGCTGGAAAAATCAATGAGGATGGTGCAGAGTTTATCATTAATCCTTATGACGAATATGCAATTGAAGAAGCAATCCAAGTCCGCGATGCCAATGGCGGAGAGGTAACCGTTATATCTGTTGGCAATGAAGAATCAGAAAAGCAATTGCGTACAGCACTTGCAATGGGTGCGGATAAAGCTGTCCTCATTAATATTGAAGATGATGTCGAAAATGGTGACCAATTTACAACTGCAAAAGCCATTGCTGAATACTTAAAGGATAAAGAGGCTGATTTAATTTTAGGCGGAAATGTTGCGATTGACGGCGGTTCCGGTCAGGTTGGCCCTCGTGTGGCAGAACTGCTAAACATTCCTTACGTAACAACCATTACGAAGCTCGAAATTGACGGAACAAGCGTAACAGTTACGCGCGATGTGGAAGGGGATGCGGAAGTAATCGAAACAAGCCTGCCGCTATTAGTCACGGCGCAGCAAGGTCTTAATGAGCCCCGCTACCCATCATTACCGGGTATTATGAAAGCGAAAAAGAAGCCGCTTGAAGAAATAGAATTGGATGATCTTGACCTTGAAGAAGAGGATGTCGAAGCAAAAACAAAAACAATCGAAATCTATTTGCCGTCCAAAAAAGAAGCTGGAAAAGTTTTATCCGGCGAGTTAAATGATCAGGTTAAAGAGCTTGTTCACCTTCTTCATACCGAAGCAAAAGTAATTTAA
- a CDS encoding enoyl-CoA hydratase → MDYLKWSHQDNIATITIQRPPANALSSGLLRELSGLLDEIEPNREIRAIVIRGEGRFFSAGADIKEFTTVSSSEGFANLGKFGQDLFDRMEKFPKPIIAAIHGAALGGGLELAMACHIRYVSETAKLGLPELQLGLIPGFAGTQRLPKYVGVARAAEMLFTSEPITGLEAVQHGLANQAFPENEVFEQAYKLAGKIAKKSPVSISASIQLLNYAKTEEFYKGTEKEAELFGEVFVSKDAKEGIQAFLEKREPNFTGE, encoded by the coding sequence TTGGATTATTTAAAATGGTCGCATCAAGACAATATTGCGACGATCACGATTCAGCGTCCTCCGGCAAATGCTCTTTCTTCAGGCCTTTTACGAGAGCTGTCGGGATTACTGGATGAAATTGAGCCAAACCGAGAAATTCGAGCGATTGTGATCCGTGGTGAAGGACGCTTTTTCTCTGCTGGTGCGGATATCAAAGAATTTACCACGGTTAGTTCCTCTGAAGGGTTTGCTAACTTGGGTAAGTTTGGACAGGATTTATTTGACCGCATGGAGAAGTTTCCAAAACCGATTATTGCGGCCATTCATGGGGCAGCCCTAGGCGGCGGTCTTGAACTGGCAATGGCTTGCCACATCCGATATGTCAGTGAAACAGCTAAACTCGGTCTTCCGGAGCTTCAGCTTGGGTTAATACCCGGTTTTGCCGGCACACAGCGCTTGCCAAAATATGTAGGGGTTGCCCGAGCGGCGGAAATGCTGTTCACGTCTGAGCCTATTACTGGTTTAGAGGCAGTCCAGCATGGGCTGGCAAATCAAGCCTTTCCAGAAAACGAAGTATTTGAACAGGCTTATAAGTTAGCAGGAAAAATCGCTAAGAAAAGCCCTGTCTCGATTAGTGCTTCCATTCAATTATTAAACTATGCGAAAACAGAAGAGTTTTATAAAGGAACTGAAAAAGAGGCAGAACTGTTTGGCGAAGTATTTGTCTCAAAAGATGCAAAAGAAGGCATCCAGGCATTCCTTGAGAAAAGGGAACCAAACTTTACAGGTGAATAA
- a CDS encoding TetR/AcrR family transcriptional regulator: protein MKKSKPKYMQIIDAAVIAIAENGYHQAQVSKIAKQAGVADGTIYLYFKNKEDILISLFEEKMGNFIEKIDQMIAGNGTAAAKLLMMIEAHFSLLYEDHHLAIVTQLELRQSNKDLRLRINNILKGYLQVIDKIILEGKDKGEFSPDLDVRLARQMIFGTIDETVTSWVMNEEKYNLLALASPVHHLLMNGCGGGQVKE, encoded by the coding sequence TTGAAAAAAAGTAAGCCGAAATATATGCAAATTATTGATGCCGCGGTCATTGCCATAGCCGAAAATGGTTACCACCAAGCGCAAGTTTCAAAAATTGCGAAACAGGCAGGAGTGGCAGATGGCACGATATATCTTTATTTTAAAAACAAAGAAGACATCCTCATCTCACTCTTTGAAGAAAAAATGGGAAACTTCATTGAAAAAATAGATCAAATGATAGCAGGAAATGGGACAGCGGCGGCGAAGTTATTAATGATGATCGAAGCGCATTTCAGCCTGCTATATGAGGATCATCATCTTGCCATTGTAACCCAGCTGGAATTGCGTCAATCCAACAAGGATTTACGGCTCCGGATTAATAACATTTTAAAAGGTTACTTACAGGTGATTGATAAGATTATTTTAGAAGGCAAAGACAAGGGAGAGTTTTCACCTGACCTTGATGTTCGCCTTGCCCGGCAAATGATTTTCGGCACCATTGATGAAACGGTAACATCTTGGGTGATGAACGAGGAAAAGTATAATTTGCTTGCTTTGGCATCCCCAGTCCATCATCTTTTAATGAATGGATGCGGGGGCGGACAAGTAAAAGAATAG
- a CDS encoding AMP-binding protein produces MLESKPWLDIYPKEIPATLEYSSELVQDYLVKAAKEFPEKIAIHFMGTEMTYKKLFNDALCFASYLQGHLAMKKGDRIAIMLPNTPQAVISYFGILMAGGIVVQTNPLYTERELEYQMKDSGAQAIITLDILYPRVSKVMPQTNLQHIIVTAIKDYLPFPKNLIYPFIQKKQYGIVVKVKHGGSSHLLTEILKEGPKELTAYEFNPEEDIALLQYTGGTTGSPKGVMLTHSNLVSNTAMSEAWLYKAKPGEESMLGIVPFFHVYGMTVCMILSIKMSCKMILLPKFDALTTLKTIHKQRPTLFPGAPTIYIGLLNHPDLKKYDLSSIEACISGSAPLPLEVQEKFEEVTGGKLVEGYGLSEASPVTHSNFLWDVERVKGSIGVPYPDTDVKVVSIETGEQLPVGEIGEIIIKGPQIMKGYWNRPEETKEVLHDGWLYTGDLGYMNEQGYFYIVDRKKDMIIAGGYNIYPREIEEVLYEHPDVLEAVAAGIPDPYRGETVKAYIVLKKGSTLSADEMNQYARKYLAAYKAPRLYEFREELPKTAVGKILRRMLVEEEKRKIEEESQKHA; encoded by the coding sequence GTGTTGGAGTCAAAACCATGGTTGGATATTTATCCGAAAGAAATTCCTGCCACACTTGAATACTCTTCAGAACTCGTCCAGGATTATCTTGTAAAAGCAGCAAAAGAGTTTCCGGAAAAAATAGCGATTCACTTTATGGGGACAGAAATGACCTATAAAAAGCTCTTTAATGATGCATTATGTTTTGCAAGTTATCTGCAGGGGCATCTGGCAATGAAAAAAGGCGATCGAATTGCGATCATGCTTCCTAATACTCCACAGGCGGTTATAAGCTATTTTGGTATATTAATGGCGGGCGGCATTGTCGTTCAAACAAATCCATTATATACCGAACGTGAACTAGAGTATCAGATGAAAGATTCTGGAGCCCAAGCCATTATCACCTTAGACATCCTCTATCCAAGAGTCTCAAAAGTTATGCCGCAGACTAATTTACAACACATTATTGTAACCGCTATCAAAGACTACTTGCCATTTCCCAAAAATCTCATTTATCCTTTTATTCAAAAAAAACAATACGGTATTGTTGTGAAAGTAAAGCATGGGGGATCCTCTCATTTATTGACGGAAATTCTAAAGGAGGGTCCAAAAGAGTTAACTGCATACGAGTTTAATCCCGAGGAAGATATTGCGCTGCTCCAATATACAGGAGGAACAACTGGTTCTCCAAAAGGTGTCATGCTGACGCATAGTAATTTAGTGTCCAATACAGCCATGAGTGAGGCATGGCTATACAAAGCCAAACCGGGAGAAGAATCGATGCTTGGCATCGTACCTTTCTTTCACGTCTATGGAATGACTGTCTGTATGATCTTATCGATTAAAATGTCCTGTAAAATGATTTTACTTCCAAAATTTGATGCACTGACAACGTTAAAAACCATACACAAACAGAGGCCAACGCTATTTCCAGGAGCACCAACTATTTATATAGGCCTATTAAACCATCCCGACTTAAAAAAATATGATTTATCCTCGATTGAAGCCTGTATAAGTGGTTCGGCTCCGCTGCCGCTTGAAGTCCAGGAGAAATTTGAGGAAGTGACCGGAGGCAAGCTTGTCGAAGGCTATGGTTTGTCGGAAGCATCACCTGTTACACATTCCAATTTCCTATGGGACGTGGAAAGAGTAAAGGGCAGTATAGGTGTTCCATATCCTGATACGGATGTAAAAGTCGTCTCAATTGAAACAGGGGAACAATTGCCTGTCGGGGAAATTGGTGAAATTATCATTAAAGGTCCGCAAATTATGAAAGGCTATTGGAATCGTCCTGAAGAAACGAAGGAGGTCCTTCATGACGGATGGCTGTATACAGGTGACTTGGGTTATATGAATGAGCAGGGATATTTTTATATTGTCGATCGCAAAAAGGATATGATTATTGCAGGCGGATATAATATTTATCCTCGAGAGATTGAAGAAGTATTATATGAGCATCCGGATGTACTTGAAGCCGTGGCCGCCGGGATTCCAGATCCGTATCGCGGCGAAACCGTAAAGGCTTATATTGTGTTAAAAAAAGGATCTACCCTCTCAGCAGATGAAATGAACCAATATGCACGAAAATATCTCGCGGCATATAAGGCGCCAAGATTATATGAGTTTAGAGAAGAATTGCCGAAAACTGCCGTAGGAAAAATTTTACGAAGAATGCTTGTAGAAGAAGAGAAACGAAAAATAGAGGAAGAAAGCCAAAAGCACGCCTAA